DNA sequence from the Butyricimonas faecalis genome:
AGTGCAAATCCTGCAATGATTAATACTAAGGCGATCGGGTCGTGCCATGAGAATTTCTGGAGACCGAGTGATATTGACACGATGGCCCCGGTAATGGGAAGAAGGTAGATATACACGCTTTCCACGAAAGGTGTTATGTATTGCAGTGCTTTCAAGTTGAGAAAGTAAGCTATCATCGTGGCGAAAACAAGCATAAAACCAAGTTCTAGCCAAATATGCACGGGGGCCTCTGACGTGAATAGCGGAGCTTTGAAGGTTTGATACAAACCGAAAGGAAGTACGAGAATAAAGGCTGCCAAGCTCATCCAGCGCATCACGATAATCGAATTGAATTTCTGGGTGTAGGGTTTGATTAATATAAGATAGAGTCCGTTGAAAATCGAGGAGACGAAGACTAGAATGTCACCCGTGAACGAATCCTTCATCGTTCCGGCATGTGGGGTGATTGAAACGTAAAGAGTGCCCGCGAGTCCCAAGACAATACCGATGGCCTTGTAACGATTGAAGTCCACATGAAGAATCAGTACGGCGAGTGCAATCACAACGATGGGTTGCACGGTACGGATAACGAAAGCATCCACGGGTCCCGTGATATTCAATCCGTTGAGATATAGTAGCAAGTTGCCTCCGATGCCGAGTAGCCCGCCTAGCATCATCATGAGAATATCTTTTCTTTTGGGTTTTGCCTGTTGTTTACTCGCCGGGATGAAAAAGGAGATAATCCAGAAACCGAGAACCATGACCGTACAACGAATTAACGCGAGGCCATGGGGTGCGATCCATTCTGGCATGAGGATCTTCATGAAGTTCGTGTTAAAGCTATATATGATAATTGTTGACAAGACCATGAGATGGCCAATAATCTCTTTGGGCTTTTGAGTTGTTTCCATTCGTGTCGTTGTTTTTCGAGATAAACGGAAATTTCCCCGGTAAGGTTTGAGCCGGCCTTGTAAATTATATTAAAAACTCAGACACTCGTGTCGAGATGATGTATTACTTGGGTATATCTAGTGTAATATCGCCTTCCGGAATCGGTTCTTTTTTTATAGAGAACTGAAAACAAGTACCGTGTCCTTCTGAAGAGGTAAATTGAATGGTTCCACCCATAGCCTCAATGTATGCCTTGCAGATGGACAATCCCAGCCCGGGGCCATCGGTAAAGGTGTTTGCCTTATAGAACCTCTCGAAAAGATACGAGTGTATTTTAGGCGACATGCCTAATCCGGTGTCTTCCACGAGAAAGTTGATCGTGTTTTGTTCTTCATCCACGGAATAGGCCAGTTTAATGTGTCCTTTGTCAGTAAACTTCTGTGCGTTGGACAGGAGGTTGAGAATTACCTGATATAATTTTTGTTGATCCGTGTATACCAGGAGATTCGGGGAATCTCCTTCCAGGTACAATTCCACGTTCGGGTGGGAGTTGTTCGTTCGAAGAAGGATGATATCCTGACAGAACTCGTGCAGGCAGAAAGTTACCATCTGTAAGTCGATCTTGTGCGCGTCGATCCGGGCCAGCCGCAACACGTCATTTGCCAAGTGTGAGAGGTGGTCGGAATGTTCGTATATAAGATTCATGTACTCGCTCTGCTGGTCAGGTGTCAGTGTTTTATCCGTGCTTACCAAGTTAGTCCAGCCTAATATGCAGTTTAATTGGTCGTTAATTTCGTTACTCAATTTTTCGAGAAACATGAATTTTGACTTTTCAATCCGTTCTGTTTTGTCCAAAGCATCTTGTAAGCGAATTTGTGTCTGTTTGAGTTCCGTGATGTCATGAATGGTAATTAACATTTCCGGACGGTTGTGAAGATTCATGTATGAACCGGAAACAGTGACATTGCATTTGAGAGTTTCTTGGTCTGATAGGCACAGGCTCACGGTGGCTTCCAAGTTAGAAAAGTCTTTCTTTGTTTTAAAGGTTTCCGTTATTGCTTGTCTGATGGGGCATACCTTGCAAAGTTCTCCGTTGCCACACCCTTTACTCAGGGAATTGACGCAATGAAGTAGTTCCCCAACTCTTTTCGCTTGTCCGGAGTCCTGGGTATTTGTAATCGCGTAATAGTTCGTTTTCATCACGATAAAGTCCTTGTCAATGAAAAGAATATAGGACTTTATGTGTTGTAAAATGAAATCCAATAGAGCCTCAGAAGTTTTGATTTCTCCTTTTTTGTTACTAATAGCTTGTTTTGCCTGTCTATACTTGTATAAAATAAACAGGATCACACCTATTAGTACCGCAATTATGATGTAATATTTCATGCTACACGCCTCTTGTAATTCTCTACAAAG
Encoded proteins:
- a CDS encoding DMT family transporter, which gives rise to METTQKPKEIIGHLMVLSTIIIYSFNTNFMKILMPEWIAPHGLALIRCTVMVLGFWIISFFIPASKQQAKPKRKDILMMMLGGLLGIGGNLLLYLNGLNITGPVDAFVIRTVQPIVVIALAVLILHVDFNRYKAIGIVLGLAGTLYVSITPHAGTMKDSFTGDILVFVSSIFNGLYLILIKPYTQKFNSIIVMRWMSLAAFILVLPFGLYQTFKAPLFTSEAPVHIWLELGFMLVFATMIAYFLNLKALQYITPFVESVYIYLLPITGAIVSISLGLQKFSWHDPIALVLIIAGFALINKKKKATIVTNQS
- a CDS encoding sensor histidine kinase; translation: MKYYIIIAVLIGVILFILYKYRQAKQAISNKKGEIKTSEALLDFILQHIKSYILFIDKDFIVMKTNYYAITNTQDSGQAKRVGELLHCVNSLSKGCGNGELCKVCPIRQAITETFKTKKDFSNLEATVSLCLSDQETLKCNVTVSGSYMNLHNRPEMLITIHDITELKQTQIRLQDALDKTERIEKSKFMFLEKLSNEINDQLNCILGWTNLVSTDKTLTPDQQSEYMNLIYEHSDHLSHLANDVLRLARIDAHKIDLQMVTFCLHEFCQDIILLRTNNSHPNVELYLEGDSPNLLVYTDQQKLYQVILNLLSNAQKFTDKGHIKLAYSVDEEQNTINFLVEDTGLGMSPKIHSYLFERFYKANTFTDGPGLGLSICKAYIEAMGGTIQFTSSEGHGTCFQFSIKKEPIPEGDITLDIPK